In Ciconia boyciana chromosome 5, ASM3463844v1, whole genome shotgun sequence, the DNA window TGTTATAAGGTTTTTATCTGACAGGTTAGTCACTCACAAGGACTAAGCTGATACAAAGTCTGTTTCCTGAAGATTAGTTTGTAATGAAAATAGCTAGACATAAAATAGCTACCTGGCACTTTCATACTGTTTCACAGTCAATAATGTATCCTCAATTGTTTTATTCACCAATGTATTCACACTGGCAATAAAAAAGTTAATAGCCCCGAGAAGAGTTTCTCCATTTTTAGCTAGAAGTTTCTGCGTATCTGCATTGTAGCCAAACTCCTCCtataaacaaaaagcagagaaaacagaactgtaGATCATTTAAAATCATAACATTCATCAGCAActacataaaaaaatacaaacacacagatGTGGAAGTTCTGTCACTTCTGTTTGGGTATGGTTACGATTAAACAGATATGATTTCAATACAACATTCAGTTCACAGTTTTTATGAAATCTCTCTAACGTCAGTAAAACATGGTTTACAATTTTGTTGCCACGCATGATGTTAAATCCTATTTtataatgtgatttttctgcaCGCGGAAGTCTTGAACGTTACTTAAAAGTAAGTGCTAATGTAATCTTTACGTTGTCATTCAGCAGGGTTTTAATCCAGCATCTCTCATGTGGTTGTCTAGGTAATGCTTTAATACCAACAGAGACATCACTACATTAAGTACAGTCATATAACTAAATTCACAAGGGCACACAGCATTAATTAGCTATTaagttttattctttcattctgGAAAAGAGCACTGCAAAAAAGCCCAACATCTATCACAGTTTAATAGGCTGTAAATAATTGAAGAGCAGAGCATTATAATGgatagcaaataaaaattgtaatgtaGATCAGCCATAAATTTTAAAGGGACAAGGGTGAAATTATTTCCAAGGCATTTCAGTCACATTTGGATATATGTTTGTTCATGTCTTTTTGTTAACAGCAGCGTAAGCCCTGACCAAGGCTGCAAAGATTTTCCTAATGCATGGATGCCAAACGAGTCcaattattatatttatgtCATCCATATGGCATCTTCATATTCTGCAGATGGGAGTTCTCACAAAAGAGTACAATCTCTGGTTGTAATGGCTGTAAAACACACTAGGTTCATATTTGGAACTTGGTCTTTTTAGGCTTGCATACTGCCAACAACTGACTCAGAAGTGCTGTATTCTCCCAGTTTCCTTTCATCTGTCTAGAACATGAACACCAAAGCCAAATGGTATTTCATGGTAACATTAACAACTTCATGAGGGTAAGGGCAATGGGCAATGGTAAGGGAAGAATCCTCTAGAAAAGGAGGTGCAGTGGAAGTGagcaaactgaagaagaaaaaaggaagagaactTAACGCAAGTTTTCATGAGCTAAGCCCGGTAAACACCGCTAAAGATCTGTtgcctttgctttgcaaagctgcCTGGGTGGCAAAAGCAGTCAGCCAAGTCACAACAGatcttgctgaaataaaaaaattagccTTTTCCAGCTGGTTTTGCTCTAACATTGCCAGCTACACAGCAACACAAGAGCTAGCACAGGGAAGAAGTAGGAGCATACAAGCAGGGACAACAGCAGTAGGACTGCCCCTTTCAGCAGTGTTTAGTCCCATCTCATTTCCCTCCTGCAGGCAAGACTGCAATTAGTTTTCCAGCTGGTCCTCTGACCCAGATCATCACAGACCCAAATGAGCATCACTACCAGTTCAATAGAGCGGGGTAAGAAGGATGGGACTGCGGTGGCCTACAGTACTAAGAAACATGCTAGCCACTAAAACTGTCCTTCTACTGGTTTGTAGAGTTTCATATAAAAACTTTTGAGTTTTGTCCATGACCTTTGTGGATACCTCTTATGAAAGAGACAGGAAATCCTTTCTGTCTCAAGAGTTTACACTCAGTTCATACTCTATGCACAGGTCAATTAAAATTGGAATTAATCTGTCTATATAATTAGAGGCACATGAGCTTGGAACCAGGAATTATCTTTGTAtccaaaagagaaacagcagaacatTCACATTAAGTTATACCTCTGCAGATACCACACTGAGATCTAATTTTGTTATCAtgtatgaaataataaatattaccTTAAGAAgtggtgtggggtttgttttaggggttttggggtgttttttttttaaacttatatACTGTTATCACATTAAACATTAAAGACTAACTGTTCAGAAATTTTACTTCTAACTTGCACAAGTTTTAGAGGCAACAATGCTATCCAAACATCCAAGAAGAATAGGCCAGGCTACAGATGGCAATACGGTACAGATTAAACAAAGGGGAAacacaaagaggaaagagacaaaCATCAGGCAAGTCTCCAAGAGGCAAAGGTTAGATAACTTTTAttacagcagcagaaacctttatttgattttcatcAACAGCCCCATTCAATAATCTACACAAGAGAAGAATGACTGAAACAAATTCCAAGACCAGTACAAGGTGCCGAAAGAACCTGGAAGAACAGTATTCCCTTTAGAAGTTACAAGCTATTCACgaagaaaaacccaaaacattcaTTGAACAAGAGCATGATGCCAGACTTAATCCaagtttcagaagaaacatCCAACTTCAGCACATACTTCATAACAATCACTAAGTTCTGCCACAAACCACATGTCCACATTTGCGTCAAGGGTAAACCGATTATTAAGAACTTCTTCTTTTAGcagattatttaatttcttagctGCTAGAAGTGCTCTACTTTCACAGATTTTCATCTGTCAGactgtaatattaaaaaattcctGTACTCCAGTGCAGGAGTCTCAAGTTTCTTCAGCTAGCTATCAGTTAAGGTTCCTCTGTGCAAGCATGAACTCCACCTCCTCCCTTAAAACTCAATGGGAATAGAAAAccatgaaaagggaaaaaacaaacaaacagaggTTTTAAGTTTAATAATCACAAAGATAATTTGGGCTGTTTCAGCAGCTATGTTTTAGGGAATCATTCAGCCCCTTCATACTGGTTTTCCAAAGGATCAGTAGCAGTATCAGATTGCTTTAACTTTGGAAGTACAGAACAATCAATGTAGAAGCAAGCCAGCTACTATGTTTTGTATGCAACATCTACCTTCTCTGTCTTTACACCAGACAGTTTTATTATTGGCAACAAAAAGTGCCAGTGTTACATAAACTTCTAAATCAAAGAATCATAACAATCCGAATGCAGATATCTAAAGATTGCCCCTCTTGCTCAGAAACTCCAAACAACGTTAAGAATACAGATTAGTCCTATTAGTAGCAGAATTCCGATTAAAAAAGGACTTCGAGATTAAATCTCAATGCTTAAATATGATAcggaaaaataatttactgtgcACAAGTGAAGTAATGTGCCCTATTCTACTTACTCCCAGGCATATTCCCCAAAGACATCCTGTAATTGAAATGACGTAACACTCGAACAATTTGCCCATATTTCATTAGAAGCAAAATTAAtagtaaaatgcattttctataCAAAGGAAAGTTGTCAGTTCTTGAGTCCAACCATCAACTAAAGGcaaacatttaagaaacaaTATAGAACTACAATAATTTCAATAATTTCCTATAGTTTTAAGTGAATTACATAAGCTTGTAACACAGAGAGCATATAATATATTGTTAACTacaatgttcagaaaaataGCTGCTAACTACTATATACCCTGCACAAGTCAATTAGGCTTATCTTCATctctgccattttattttttaacactaTAAAAGTCTTACATGAAGTTCCAATGATTTCAAACTCAGGTCAGCAAATGCATCTCCAAGTTGCCTTTGGGTATGTACCATCTGGAAGAGTTGTGTGGACAGCGTCTGTGCCAGTCTCaagatattttcatatttttttttgttatctcTCAATATATCTATTTGAGCTTCTAGTTCCAGATCTACTGTTCTTGAGCCACGACCTAATTTTTCAGAGATGATCTGACGTgtacactggggaaaaaaaaaaaatttaaattataaagaatCAAGTATATTCAAGACAACACAGCATACACCCATTTTCAGCTTCAAGGGACGTATAATTACACACAATTCTTTCACAATCATCCCTCCCAATATAAGTTTGCACAACAAACTGAAAAACCAACACACACTTTAGAAGTTTATCAGGACTCAGCAAGAACAGTTGGACAAGTCTCAACTTCTACTAAGATGAATATTCAAGTTAGCAAATCAAGAGCATAACTAATTGTTTCTCAAGTAAAAGAACACTTATCTCTTTAGGTTTGGTGAATCTCATTAAGTTAAAAGAAGCAATTTAGCCCAGTGCATTAAAGTCAGTTAATGGGAATATTACTAGTTCTGCATAAAAATATCTAGCTAATGATCTTTTGGGCTTTGTATACCAACCATCCAATTCCAgatcatagaatgctttgggttggaagggacctttacaggccatctagtccaaaccccctgcaagagcagggacatctttaactagatcaggttgctcagagccccatccaacctgaccttgaatggGGCCTCCCATTCCTCTCTGGAATGGGAGAGGAATCCCCATTCCcagtttccagggatggggcctccattacctctctgggcaacctgttccagtgcttcacacTGGAATAATCTATGttctattttcaaaaaataatatttttggagggtttttttggaggggaggtAAGGATGTGGTGGTTTTCAGCATGTTTGTTTAAAGTTGACTGGGAAACTGAGAACTCCCATTGAGAAATATGTAAAACTactaaaatgagaaacatttctCATTATTTACACGTCTATAAAATGGAGCCGATTGTCTCAGAAAGActtactatttcttttctgtcacaAGTGAAATTCTTAACAGATTTGCAGTTCATTAACACAGTGAGCAGAAAACGTGCCCTTATAAGGCTGTAGACACTTTCACCCAGCCAATGGCTGTGATAGCTCAGGCTGCTACCACATTCCACTTATCTGTGACACCTTCTCTGCCAGAGATTTGAGCCCAAGTTGGCAGTGAGCCTCCCAAGATACACATTGGGGTTTCCCTTGACTGAGACACAGGAGAAGCCATTTGCAAAGCAGATGTGTAGCAAAGCCATACAATTTCTCTATGGAAAGCAGgaattatttactgttttagCAAGTTACTTGAAGATAATCTGTGGTCCCAAGAGGTGAAGAGATAACCGAGTTACACATATGAAGAATTACTGCTAGAAACAGAATTACAAGGAAACTAAGTTAGTAGTCAAGGCCACAACTACTCCGAAAGGACTTAGGTTAAGTGCAAAACTGCTATTTTGTTAGGTGAAATAATGCCCAAGCCTATCTTATATCACATTCCCCAAATAGATTACAGCACTTTGTTTCCCAGGGTTCCAAATTCAAGGACTTTAGTTTAATCCAGTCTTTACTTATATCCAAAGGAGATAAAAATTCTAGCAGGTTAAATGTGCATCTCCTTTCCAAATTTAATAGACAAACACAGGAAAGACTCAAGACTGATCAAGCAGAACGAGCTGGTCATAACTCATAAGCTTTAGATTGGAAGGTACAGACTATTCAACCAATTAACAAGAAAGAGCACAGCTTATCTAGGAGACATTTGTCTGTCAAGAATCAGAAATTTGGGAGAGCATAACAAATCATATCAACAGAGAATACAACTTTACTACCAAAGTCTGCAACAGAAATTGCAAAATACAGCTTAGCAATGAGTGTGGCCAGAGCATAAATAAGGATTTCACTAGGAACTATGGAACTGATGGACAAATTTTGGCTATTTTCCAAAAAAACTGACACAGactgccccccaccccaaaatgcaagagaaaaatctgaatcatGTAAGGCAAAATTTTGGGAAGCAAGAATAGATTACAAACGAAGGAATTATTTTCAACCAAGAAGTATTTGCTTCAGAAGTTACAGCAAAACacctaaaaaaccccagcagtGACAAGTGAAGAAAAACTAGTAATTGGGAAGACAAACTGCATACTTCGTTAAACTGAGATGTAGCTAAAGATAAACACTGAGACTGAACAAGAATAATTGAGAAGGATGCACCTATATATTTTGATTTACTCTGGTTCTAAGCAGACTAGTACAGACACACAGAATATACACGACTTGTGTATATTCTATAGTATATTGTCACTACCAAACGGAGCAAATTCCACACATTAattccattttgctttgttctaAAAGTACATCTATAAAGAACACTGTCCTGAATAAGACCACACTCCTCAAAGTCATCCCACAAggcaaagtttaaaaacaactctctcaaagaaaaaaacccccaccaaaatacatttaagagaaatatattttaaatcgCGTATGTTAAAAGATGAACAGACACATTACTAGACATGcctcagaaataaatgttcCACTAGTAGCCTAGTATTAAAGAGAGGCTTGTAAAACAGGTatattggtttttttcctcaaagtttAAGAAGttgtatgaaaaacaaaaagataaacttTTTATTAGAATTGCTGAAACTCAAGAAGAGTCACCACTTTCTTGTGCCTGTGTCTTTTTGCTAAACTGAACATGCCTTTCTTATCcaagagggaggcaggggaaggggaaagaacagaaaaagctcTTGCCACTAGATTATAGAAGGAAGGCCAATTTCTTTTGACGCTAACTCATGATTACTAGGGAGCATAAGATTGGAGAGAGTGAAGAGGGACAGTGGTTGCAAAGGCAACAGAACAGTCTTATCAAGTtataaattacaggaaaaagttAAATACAGTCTACGAAAATTCATGGTTAGGCtagacagaaaagcagctttaacCTCCTGTGGTTTTCAGTTGGAAACAgtttcttaaaacagaaataaaagagggaaataacaaaagcaattaTGTCTCATTCACAGAAATGCATACAGGACAAAAAACAAGGTACTCAACATATATGAAGGCATAATTAACCATCTCTTCACAGATGGTTAAGACTTCTGAACATATCCAGTAATTTAGATTTCACAGCTCCTGGTACAGACACCATGACAGAGGAACTAATGTCAGATTCCTAAAGAACTTCCTAACAGCAAGTTTCACCACTAACTCCACTTGCAGATTAATGCCCGGTACATTGAATAGCACAGCTTTCAGCTCGGAGGGGTTCAACTGCTGACTTCCCTCCACTAACCATTTACGCCTGCCCtttatttctgcatcttctAACCTATGATCAGTTAGCTATTACGAGATGAAGAAGAGACTTCTTCCCACGACCTTCCTAATGGGAACCAAAGCAAGCCAGTATAtccacaaactgaaatactgtcCTTAATCAAATCAAATATGCTTTTTGTATGTAGCCAtacatttgaaaacactttATATGTAGGCATCTCCAGGGACATTTGCATAATGCTCCCTCAACTCAGAATGAATTCATAAGCTCTCTGAACAATCCCATCCCTCCAAAAAAGCCATACAAGAAGTCAGTTTGGGACTCTAGAAAGATCATAACTGACCTATCTCCTTAGGCATACTTGGGAAACAACTTCAAGATTATGGATTTCAAGAAAACagattcatttaattttctgaaagtgCTACTCTGTTTGCTACACCATAACTGGTGGGATTCTGGATTTCAGGGAGAGGGAGGTTTAAGCcaagaaagaaatctaaaaatCCAGACTTTGCAAAGACTACTGCCAAGAAATCATGTTCTAAACAAGGATCTGAGACCACttttcccagcattttttttagtCCTCTGGCTATTGCTTCACCTAAGTGGGTTTGTAATTGAGacatggggatttttttggttgttttctaAATCAAGGCACCAAAAAGAGAGACTAAGGTCAAGTCCTCTCCTATTTAGTTGGGGTATACCAGATTCAGTCTCAAGAGTCAATGTTTCTTAAACAGAGAACTTTAAAGAATGGCTTCAGCTGAATAGCATGTATTCTGATGGGACCACAGCACACTCCAGGAGTAGCTGACAGACTTCTGCAGTTGCTACAAAATTTAGATTACAAGAAAAGTAGAAATTCTAAAAGCCATTTAATTAGACATAAAAAAGATGCAAACTTCTGATTCTAACACAAAGAACAGCATTTACTAGTGGGTAGAATGTCTCCATCCTTGCTTCCCGTCCGCACTGGGGAGGAAGTCGTTATCTGGACTTAAGAACACTGGAGGGCTTCAgacttgtgtttttttccagaggttcttaatttcttcatgGTTTGATGTAGATCCCACTGATGGACAACCCACCTGTCCACACCTCTGTCATTTAATTGGCAGGCATAACAAAAAGCTACTTTTCAAAACTGGTCTTTGTTTAAAACTCCTGACAGTAATGTATTCCCTGACAGTTGTTCCTTACCTTATGGCTTTTTAATGAGAGCCACTTTTGTCAAACTGGTGTACTTTAAAcaccttttctttattcttttattattattttaatttcatcaaatcCCAGCTGATCACAAGGAAGCACCATATAAGAGTAAAACACACATGAATCGAAGCAAAAATTCAAACACTAAGAACAAACAATCAGCCAGGACAGAACAAAACCATCAGAATAGCGATTAACAAGTATGGAACTTGTAGATGGGCCTGACTTATTCCCATCAGCTAAAATTTTATTGTATCAGCAATCAACTCAAAGATAGCAAAAAGATTTAGTTACAAGTATTAGTGCTGAAATCTGTACATTCTGTATGTTGAAGGGGACATTAGAAATGGAACATTCTTCACCTTGTTAAATCAATAATACCTATGAAAGATTTTCCacttaaaaccagaaatgtaaAGAGGCTTACAAAGAATGCTAGACTTGGAAGAAAACTAAGCCTTCCCTATGCATTCTTGCTTATGGTCACTGCAACAACAGATTACTTTCACAGAGTAGTACAATACTTTGAAAGCTTTAGTCCAATCTAGCAGCAAACTCCTTTCTagaatacatacatacacatgcaaatATATGTCTGCGTACCTTGTAAGTGTTTAGGCTCCACTTTCTCACCAATTCCAACTTCTCCATTGCTGGATTCTTTACTTCATCTGCTAACACAACAGGTCCACTCttctgctgagctctgccccCTACGTCAGACACAAAGCAAATCTTCAaggctttgggttttgttgttttaaaggaTTAATAGCAGGTATGGAAGATTTGTGCAATTGCACatgcaaaagcagagcaaggtGACAGTAAGCACTTTAGACTaatgcagattttcaaaatcaattccagaaagaaagaattactTTAAAACTGATATAAAGTGTGTATATATCTCAGTATTTCGTGTAGTAATAGGCTGAATAAAGCTTACCTGAATGCACGGAGTTTTACTAACCAACCTTAAAACAGCTCTTGAGACATGTTTATTACTtaatctatattttaaaattccaacAGTTGAACACCCTCCCTCTTGGATTTAGCCAACCTAAAAGTCTGTTTACAACCTGCAGACCATCAAATGAAAATTATCAGCATATAAAAACTGTTGTTACAGAGTACAACcaatacatttcaaaacagtttttatcttttccaaTTAATGTCATCCTTTCCAGAAGATGTGTTCAGccaatatttatttcagctttattaGCTCATTGTATTAGGAATAATTAATTCTACAAACCACCAAtataaaaacagcaacaaagaaaagatttaaagcaacaaattaaaatatctggGGCCAATCACCACACATTAATGGCCAATATTTAGCATTTTCAAGCTAGTATGGGATATCACATGGATTctaagttttaattttgcaaaaatatttcctagtgTCCGAAATAGTAAGAATTGCAAAGCACTACCACTTTttaagcaacatttttatttattcatgtaCAATTTTGACTACTCCTGCCTCTAATCCCTACTGCTACTTACAGTCACCTTAGCCTTGACAGgttatttatgtaaatatgaGTGCGGAATAAAGTCTATACAGATGCCTCAAGATACTCCTTTAGCATCAAGCTCTACTATGTTCTTTACGTCTTCAAAATGCTGTGCAAACATTAAGTAATTAATCCTCTCAACACCCTTATGAGGTAACTGAATaggttttctccttttatatAGGAGGAAACAGACAAAGATGTTAAGTAATTTGCCCATAGGCACAAAATGAGTCAAGTGGCAAAGCCTAGTTTGGGTGTTGTGAATTCCTAATGGCCACCTCATACTCTATTCTACTGGAATATGTGATCATTTTGGCAAAAAACACCAAAAGTGTCAGCTTTAACCTAAATAAAAGATTTTGGTTACTCCCATTTTAGCTACTGTTTGTTATTATTAACATTTggtaattatttcttaaattgtatagagcaaaaagcagcatacagaaaggaaagcagaggttACTTTGTGAACTGTTAGAAGCCAGAAATGAGAGCTACCAAAAAATCCCAGAAGTTATATTTCCAACCAAGAGTAAATCAAATTATTAGAGACATGGAAGAGTTAGTACAGTGTCAGCAGAGACAAGGGCGTTATCCATTCAGTGCTATGATACCTGTGGGAATAATTAAATCACAACCTTGTCCAGCCAGTCTGCTAGCTGCTGCACTGCTAGGAGATATAACAGACGATTTGGGTGATGCTGAGGAGCCTGAAAAGTGGACATATTTAACCATGAAAATCCATCATCTTCCCTTAGAAGGCAATGTGCACTTTTACACAGatagttttggtttggtttgttttgtttttttaaaaaacaaagaaacatttgcTTCAGCAGCACACTAAATAGAAGGATTCACAGAAAAGTTGCTGGAATTTCTGATGGAAATGCTTTAAGAGGTGCAGCTGTTCATGTGAACTACTCCAAGTTTTCGTGATTTAATCTTCTTCTCTAGGTCACGATGCCAaacttttttgggttttttttgtaagagtAATCAAAATACAACTGACAGCTTCATCAGTAAAGTATATACTGTCAACAGAAAATCCCATGAAAGACTGTTATATAAAGCTTCCACAGCTGAAACCTCCTTTTTCAGGTCTAGGTAGATTTCACACTGCACTGTCACTGAATGGTACTCACAGCATTAAGGGGTGAAGTAAACTCTGAAATCTGTGCCAATTTCAGATATACTTGATTAACATCTGCTTCTAAGTCTGTGTAAACACACAGCAATAAGCTATCCTGAAGATGGTATAAGCCATTAAGCTGTTAAGGTGTGTAGTCTCCTTCCCAAAAGAAGGATTTTACAGCACTTGcttattctctttaaaaaaaaacaaaaaacccaactttaAATAACCTGCACCACATGTGTTCTCTAAGCTGGGTTAG includes these proteins:
- the ARFIP1 gene encoding arfaptin-1 isoform X6, coding for MAQESPKNSAAEIPVTSNGQLEDSHEHSFNRDLKRSLPVGLGLSETKITSHGFDSTKEGVVEAGPFPGKGSSASPKSSVISPSSAAASRLAGQGCDLIIPTGGRAQQKSGPVVLADEVKNPAMEKLELVRKWSLNTYKCTRQIISEKLGRGSRTVDLELEAQIDILRDNKKKYENILRLAQTLSTQLFQMVHTQRQLGDAFADLSLKSLELHEEFGYNADTQKLLAKNGETLLGAINFFIASVNTLVNKTIEDTLLTVKQYESARIEYDAYRTDLEELNLGPRDANTLPKIEQSQQVFQVHKEKYDKMRNDVSIKLKFLEENKVKVLHNQLVLFHNAIAAYFAGNQKQLEQTLKQFHIKLKTPGADAPSWLEEQ